In the genome of Candidatus Bathyarchaeia archaeon, the window CGTATTATTTCCCGCAGACACCGGTTCTAACAGCGGAGAAAAAGAAGAAGACCAAGCCCAGACATAAGCACGTGTAGAGCTTGAGTGTCAATTGCCTTTAGAGGGCTCGCCTGGTTTCAAAGGCCCCACAATCTCAACCACGTATCCTTCAGGGTCCTTGAAGCCCGCCGACCTAGTGCCCCAAGGACGGTTAGCTGGAGGATCTTCGAATTTCACGCCTCTTGACCTGAGAGACGAATAGACCTCATCGACATCGTTAACATCTAAATGTATTTCTGCCGTCGAACGGGAGAGCGGTGGGGCCCTGGTGAGTCTATGAAACGCAAGCCTAGATCCTTTGGTGTCGAACATTACGAAGTTATCGTTCTCCTGAGCGATGGGTAGACCGAGGGTTTCTTTGTAGAGCGCCTTGACCTCATCGAAATGAACCGTCCAAAGGGTCACGTAGGATAGTTTGCTCAGCCTCATCGTCGAATCCCGAAAGAGCATGTGAGATCGCCACTATTAGCCTATTCTGGATCAACGAGTTCTGCATTGGCCCCCTTTGGGACTGCTGTGAACTGAATGGCAATCCTCTCCTCCGCTAGTCGACGTTTCTTCTCAGGGAGTCAGTATTCCCTCGCAATATGGAGAGTTGAGTGAAGAGTAAAGGGTTGCGAACATGACTCTATTAGGAGCGGTGCCACTGGTGGGTGGCATTAATTTTGACAAAGTTCATGATGTCGCTTCGTGATGAAAACTTTCGCGTCCTAACGGGTGCCGCAATCGATCGCGGAATTTCCGTGCAAGAGCTTCTCCGAGCCGTCATAATTCCAGACTGGGTAAGGGAAACTCCCCGAGGCATAGTTGCCAATGCATTACCTTCTTTCAGAGCAGGTCGCTGACAGACAAACCATCGCAACCGTCTACCCAGTCCCTGAACTACTGAAATCGTCTTACAACTTCTATCGCTCTAAGCGCATCGCTTGCTACTCCTCGTAAGTCTTAAAACAGCGTTACCATAGCGCGTTGACATTAGTAGGCGCGTGAGTGGGGCCTTCCACCCGTTGCGCCATACAAACCCCGGAGTAGGGAGGCAAATGAGAAGAGAAACCAAAGACAAGATTACAGTTCCCCGTTCTAGAAATCTCGCGCTAGCAGCCGTATTTGGAGCACTCTACGCAGCACTCGTCATCGGATTCGCTCCGATCAGCAATCTACCAATACAGGTGAGAGTAGCAGACGCTTTGATCCCTCTTGCCATCCTGTTCGGGTGGCCCTTGATCCTCGGACTAGGAATTGGAACCGTGGTCGGTAATTTCGTTTCCGATTCGATAACCGGATTCCCATCGGCCTCGATCGGACTGGATATTGTTGGCGGAAGTCTTGTCAACCTTCTCGCCGGATTCCTAGCTTGGAAGATTGGCCAACGAAGTTGGAATATCAGGAACATGAACGCAAGCTGGTTCATCGCCACCCTCGTCGAAACTGCACTAATTTCGGTCGTTGTTGGAGGCTACCTCAGTATCGTCTTCCCTCAACTACTAGCCCTATCAATCCTAGGGGTTCTCGCTGGAGAGGTTGTGGCGATAAACATCGGTGGCTTTGTACTCCTCAACATCATTGGAAGACCAAGAAGCCTAGACCTCCTCAGATCGTGGGGGCTGCAAATCTATGGAACTAATCGAGACAAATAAATCGTCAGGCGAGTCTGACCTGCTTACCCTCAGCTGGCTTTAGGTCAGATAGTCTGACACCAACTAGCCTCATTTTCCGTCGGTCTTTCTCAAACTCTCTGAATAGCAACGTTACATATTCCCGGATGACTCCCAAGTCATCTACATATCCGGTATGAGTTTTTTCTCGGGTGAATGTTACGAACCCTTCAAACCGTACCTTGATCCCAACTGTGCGATACCATAGAGCTTCAGCCAAAAGCCTGTCGTGAACCTCGTGACTCAGAGACTCTAACGCGTCCCGGACCATCGTCTTGTTCTGAATGTCTCTTTCGAATGTCTGCTCAACACTGATCGATTTCCTGAGCCCTCTCTCTTCCACGGGTGTCTCTTCGATCCCATTGGCTATAGCCCAGAGCCAGACTCCTCCCTTTCCAAACCAGTCCGTGAGCTTCTTCGCTTCTACCTTGCGCAACTGACCGATTGTCTCGATTCCCTGGTTTTGGAGAAATTCGGTTGTCTTTTTGCCTACTCCACTGATCTTATTGACTGGTAAGTGTTCGAGAAACTTATCGACCTCCTCTGGCTGAACAAGGGTGAGCCCGTCCGGCTTCCGCATATCCGAAGCCATCTTTGAGATCGATTTGCTTGGCGAGATCCCGACGCTGACCGTGAGGCCTTCTCGCTCTTTCAAGGCCTCTTTCAGGTTGGACGCTAGAACCTTTGCATCATCATACGTTTTAGATCTCTTGCTAACGTCCATGAATGCTTCGTCAATGCTTGTCTGCTCGAAAATATCGGCAAAGCCACGCATTATATCCATCACTCTCTCCGAGGTCTCACCGTAGAGCTTGAAGTCAGGCGGAACATAGATTCCCTGAGGACATAGCTTCCAGGCCATGCTGATCGGCATCCCGGATCGAACACCAAACTTCCGTGCCTCATAGGAACAGGACGTAACGACTCCCCGACCCTTGCCATTCTTCGGGTCAGCACCGACGATCAATGGCTTGCCTTTCAATGAAGGGTCTCGATGGATCTCGCAAGATGGATAGAAAGCGTCCAGGTCACAGTGAAGAATTATTCTCGACCGCGAGCTTGACGACATTTTCTAGGGTTCGTAGTTGTAGGCAAAACCTGTGTATCTTGTTTGAGCCAATGAGCCAGACTTCGGATCTACTTTGAGTCCAAAGTCTTCGAGGAACTTTGCTCCCAATACGGGAAGGGCCCCCTCGTAGGTGGCGGCTAGAGTTACGTTCTCTCTGTCGTAAGCAGCGACTACGACTGAATAGATCGAGGCGTCAACGGTGCTTCCGTCGTCCAGCTCCAACCTTGCCATCAGGGTCTCTAAGGAAGCGCCCACCTGAAACAAGATCTCAGAGGGGAGAGTTGTGAAGAAGAGTGATGGATCAATTGATACTCGGGAAATATACTTCTGCGCTTTCTCGCCCTTGACCGAAACTCTCGTCAAAGCAGGGGACATAATCCCAACCGTAAGATAGTAACGAGTTCCTTCCAGATAAGCTTCAGAGCATGTCGTGGCCACAAGGACAAGTCAGTCTTCGACATTCTCCACTCTGCCTATCCGGGATTGGGACGAGGTTATCTCACGATCGTTGTGCCAACATAAGCGTAGGTTTCGGGCATTCCCATTTCTTGCAACGTCGAGTAACGACAATACCCGTCGACAAGGAGATTTCCTTCCCGTAACAGAACGATAGGCCAGATAACTGCTCCACGTGTCTCCAACGCCGTACGCAGCTCCAAACGACGCTCCGTCAGACGGTCCGCAAACGTTCGACCAGTCTTGACGTCCGAGGATCTCAAGATCAGAGGATTAAGCGTTACATCCCCGATGTTGACAACCTCCAGTCTCCACTTCCGTTTTGGCAGCGAGTTAAGCAAGGCGTCGTCTCTTGGGTCACGCCCCATGCTCTTTTGATCCGCCTCTAGTTCTCTCCGTACCTCCGTGTTGATGAAATCATGAATATCATCAGAATCCTCAAACACTCGATATTCGATGCTGCGAAGCCGACGCACAGTCGTCAAGTTCTCCGCCGCTGGACGGACTATCATGATGTCGAAGTGCCTCCGACCCTGGTGCGGTCAGTCATAGCCCGTCCTACCTCAAACTACTCGCGTCCAGCTCTTAAAACTCGCCCCTTAGCCAGCCTGCGTGATCTCCTAGTTTGGAAAACAGTTTCAGTTGTCTCAACGAGAAATTGACCATTAACCTATTACATTAGGCAGAGTCGAAGGTCCTCCGTGCAAGTTCTAGAGAGCCGGCCCAACAACGGTTACGCGACGAGAATAGAGGAAGAATACAACCGGCAATACACAATTGCCTCAGAGGCACGAGCGAAGGGGCTCGACGCCTCCTGGAAAGTGGAATCGCAGACAACTTATGACCTGGCGGAGCGGGTGGAGAAATCAGTTGGACCAGCTGGAGTCGCAGCGCGAATCCGTGAGTTGAGCAAGCTGATCTCGCGCGAGGAGACAGCGCTGAAGATTAGCGAGGACATCGTTCTCGGCCATTTTGGAAGCCTTGAACCAGAGGATGCCGCCGAACAAGCGATCCGTACCGCGCTGGCAGTGTTGGACGAGGCGGTGACTGTAGCACCGATCCAAGGAATACACGACGTCAAGATCCGAACAAACGTTGACGGATCCAAACACCTAGCGGTCTACTTTGCAGGCCCGATGCGGTCAGCTGGCGGGACGGAGATGGGCTTGACAATGATTGTTGCGGATTATGTCCGTCGACAACTGAACATTCCCCCTTATCACGCCTCGGAACAAGAGGCGATGAGATTCGTTGAGGAACTGCGTCTCTACGAGCGATCTGTCGCGCGGTTCCAATATCGGAACCCTGACAGCGTCCTCAAAGACGCCATTATGCGCCTCACCGTAGAGCCAAACGGGGTGGAAACGGACCCCGTCGAGGTGGCTGTCAACCGCAATCTTATGCGAATAGAGACTAACCGGATCAGGGGCGGAGCGCTGCGTGTTGTAAATGATGGGTTGCTCGGACGATCGACCAAGGTTCTGAAGATCGTTGAGAAATTGGGACTGGAAGGCTGGGGATGGCTGGCTATGATGAAGACCTCGTCCTCGGAGGGAGAAGAAGCGAAAGAGTTCATGTTCATGGAAGACGTCGTCGGGGGACGCCCGATTTTCGCCTTCCCCAGCGCAGCAGGAGGCTTCAGAATACGATATGGCCGCTCGCGAAACACCGGCATGGCATCGGTCGGTGTTCACCCGGCTACCATGGAAATTCTGGGCGGTTTTCTAGCAGTAGGCGTTCAGATGAGACTGGAAAGGCCGGGAAAAGCAGGAATCGTCAACGCCGTGGATAGCATCGAGCCTCCGGTCGTGAAGCTCATTGATGGTTCAGTGATGAGGATAGACTCGCCTCAAGAAGCAAGGGCACTGCGGGAAAAGATTGAGAAAATACTATTTCTTGGTGACCTGATGGTAGGATACGGAGAGTTTCTCGAGAACAACAGGGCCCTGGTGCCATCAGGGTTCGTCGAGTCATGGTGGGCACAGTTGCTGGAGGAGAAGCTCCGCGACCCGGAAAAAAGCAACAAAGCACAACGATTACTGAATATCTCTGCGGAACGATTGCGGGAATTCACTAACAATCCATTCTTTGCAAAACCACGAGTCGCCGAGGCAATTGGATTATCCCAGTGCCTCGGAATTCCTCTGCATCCGGCATTCACTCACTTTTGGAGTCTTGTGGCAGTCCAAGACTTACGCTATCTTCGCGAGAAACTCATCCACTATCTCGACGAGTCGGGGGTTCTGCCGTATGATCAGAAGCTAAAGGATATTCTCGAACAGGCTCGCGTGCCGCACAAGATGGTGGCGGGTGCTATCCAGCTCGGAGATGATGCTTTGGTTTTCCGTGCGATTCTGAAGCTCGACGCTCCGGCAGCTCATGTTGAAGGAGAAAGCTCGCTAGAGGCCTTGAGCTCATTGGCTGGATTCCCGGTGAAGAACAAGGCGCCGATCTTCGTCGGGGCACGCATGGGCCGTCCGGAGAAGGCAAAGGAGAGGATCATGACTCCACGGGTCCACGGGCTATTTCCGACTGGGCAAGCCGGGGGTCCGCGCCGTGACTTGATAGAGGCGTCGAAGAAATCGGTTGTAACACTAGATCTGGTGGATCGAACGTGTATACAATGTGGTCGCTGGGAATCAAAACTCAAGTGTCCAGTTTGTGGGCGGGAGACGAAGATGAGTACGAACTGTTCCAAGTGCGGCCTGTCATCGCACGATTCGTCATCTACGTGCAATGGCTCGCTCATCGCCTACCGGAGCGTCAACCTGAACCTTGTCGAAATGCTAGACGAGGCAGTTCGGAGGCTCAAGCTGGGAAAAATGGAAGTGTCGGTGAAAGGAGTGAAGGGATTGATCAACAAGACCCGAATGCCCGAGCCTCTAGAGAAAGCGTTGCTACGGGCGAAAGCAGATGTCTCTGTCTTCAAAGATGGAACCTTGCGATTTGACGCTTCGAATGCTGTCCTAACCCAATTCAGACCCGGCGAAATTGGGCTTAGCCTAGAGAAGGCACGCGAAATAGGGTACACGAAGGACATGGACGGACGCGAGCTCTCGGACCCGAGACAGCTGTGCGCTTTGGAGATACAGGACCTTGTCGTCTCGGAAGCCTGCGGCGAGTATCTCTTGAAAGTAACCAAGTTCCTCGACGACCTCCTCACCTCTTTCTACGGACTAGACAAGCTCTACAAAGCCTCGAAGAGAGAGGACCTGATCGGGCATCTCGTTGTGGGATTATCCCCTCACACATCGGTGGGCGCAGTGGGAAGAATCATAGGATTCACAAAGGCAAGCGTTTGCTATGCCCACCCCTTGTACCACGCTGCAAAACGACGAGATTGCGATGGAGACGAAGACTCAGTGTCCCTCTTGCTGGATGTATTGTTGAACTTCTCCAGAGAGTACCTTCCAGATAGAATTGGGGGTTTGATGGACGCCCCACTGTTACTCGCTCCGCTACTCAATGCGACAGAAGTGGCGCGGCAAGCCTTCAACATCGAAACAGTAACCACTCTGCCTATTGCTTTCTACGAGAAGACTCTGGTGGGGGCGAATCCGAAGGAGATAGAGGACCTTGTCCCTACTCTCAATCAAGCGCGGGAATCATTATCGAATAACTGGAACATCGGTTTTACCCACCCAACAGAAGATCTAGATCGGGCGCGACTTACCAGCGCCTACAAAGAGTTGCCTACAATGCTTGACAAAGTCAAAGAGCAACTAGATCTTGCGGACAAGATCGTGGCTGTGAAAGGGGAAGAGGTTGCCAGGAAAGTCCTCGGAACTCACATTCTACGAGACTTGGTAGGGAACCTGCGAACATTCACGTCTCAGAGATCTCGATGTTCCAAGTGTAACTGGAAACCGCGCCGAGCACCCTTGAAGGGAGTGTGCGTGAAATGTGGAGGTAAATTGGGACCTACTGTGTTCAAGGCAGGCGTCGAGAAGTATCTTCAGGTCGCCTTTGACATGGTCAAACGGTACAATGTCGGGGAATACTATCGACAGAGACTTGACTTGATCAAAGTCGAACTGGACGAGACGTTCAGACCCGTTGAAGAGGACAGAACACAGACAAAGCTCTTAGTTGGAGATTTTGCCTAGAAAAGGGCTGCCAGCGTGACACCGCCCTACCATCCACGAGCCTACATTTCCGGAATGAGAAACGTCAATCGAGGACTAGCATCTAGATCGAAAATCATCGAGACCATGGAGAAGGGAAAAACAAGAATCATTGAGATAAGTGAAAAGACCGGTCTCACTGAGAGTTGCGTGAGCCATCACCTGAGATTGCTTCTCAAGCAAAGAGTTGTTTTCTCAGCCACCTTTGGACGGGGAAACAGGTGGACCCTTACAAAGTACGGGCAGGAAAAACTAGGCTGAACGCTGGTCCGGCAATATGCCCGCAAGAAAAAGGGGGGATGGTCGAGGATTCGTGGCTTAGCCTATTCGTCGCCGTGATCGTTCTCGTTTTCGCTCTCGTGTACTATCTGGCCTCTGATCTCGCCGGATGGATTTGCTTTGGTGTGGACGTTGATGTAGGTGTTGCCGGCGAGGAGGGCTTTTACAAAGTCATCCCAACTCGTGACCATTGGACTGGCTTTTGTGTTGAGGTCGGATGCGGTCCGGGTCCCTTCAGCGAGAGTCTTGCAACCGTGCGGTGAGGAGAAGAGAGTTTGGCTCCCGAAGAAGGGTATGATTACAGGCCCATTCGTTCCTGCCGCGCCAACGTGGATGTGCGACGCTGTTACGTTGACGATGTCGCAGACTATCACTCTGAACGCTATTGCGGTACTATTGTCAATGAGTCTAACAGTTGCCATTCCAAAAGCGTCCGTATTTACGGCTGGTACTTGTTGGCTTCCGGTCAGATCGATATGGAACGTCACTTGATGGATCTCGTTGTGTTCTTCTGACGTTTCATGGCCTTGGTGTTGGGCAAGTACTGGAGCTACTTGGACCGTCGCTACGAAGATGGCTAGGGAGACCAGGAGAGCAATCGAGAATACTTTTTTCAAACTAAAACCTCCGTGGCTCCCGTATCTTTCTGGGTTAGCATTTATCATTTTCTAGAGCGAGATCCGGGGATAGCCGTGGATAGAGAGGGCTGTTCACGGAAGCGAACGCGTTACGAACGGATGGGCTATTCGTCACTCCGCCGCCGGACCTGAACCTTTCTGTAGCTTCACGGTGGCCAAAACAGCTCGGTCGTCCGCATTCTCTACAACAAAGAACCATTTGCCCTTCGACTCCGCGGTAAATTCGAGCGTTGCCTTTTCAACGCCTTCCTCGCCCGTCTCGCTCCAAAATTCCTCGCCCTGATCAAGATTATCCAGATTGTCTTCATCCAGCAGGTACACGTTGACGAGGCCAGTTGCTGTGACTTCACCCGAGAACTGCTTGCCAACGTCCAGCACTACATCGTACTCGATATAGTCGCCCTTAGCGATTGTAGGGTTGAAATTGGGACCTTGTTTGATAGGAGCGGGTCTTGGTGTCGGCGCGATCTTTGGCGCATCGATCCTGGGCACGGTGACTGTTGAGGCGATCTGCTTGGGAGCAACTTTGGGTCCCGGCGTCTTAGGCGGCTCCGCTTTCGACGATTGCCTCTAATCCATTCTCGCCGGCCCCTGGTGATTTGGAGCGCCATGTTTTTCATTGGGACGGTGCTGCGCGGTCTTGATGTCTGCCTGGGAGTGATGACTAGTCGTAGGAATCTTCGATGTCGGGTGTGAGGTCAAGGGACCTCTGGGTTGGCTGATGTTGGCTAGCAATGGAAGTATGAGTGAGATGAGTATCAGTACGCCTGCGATGGACCATGACACTGCTTGGAGAAACGCCCCTATGGTCACCAATATTGCGGCCAGGTTGCCAAACAGCAAGAGTGGTCTAGAGGGCGTCATATCAACCACGAGTAATGTTCAAAGATCAATTCTGGTTGCAGAAAACGGAGTTGTAACCCGCTGAGCTCACGGAGCGGGGTACGCCGTTCTTCTTCTGGCAGATCCTTTGCCGGGAGACATGCCTCTCTCAACCGTCATTGCAACGCTCGACTTTACGGGCACCGATCCAATTCCCGTATGGTTTCTTTGTCCAAACACTCTTTTCGAGGGCCCCCGGGGACAGTCGATTTTGTTGAGTCAGGCTCTTAATGAGCCAAAGGTCTTAGCATGTGACGCCATGCATTCATTTTACTATCACTTCAAAGAAAAAGAAGTAAGATAGAGCCTTAACTTGTACGCGTGCCATTCTCACGTTAGGATGTTGGACCAATCAGTTTGGAGGTCAAGAGTCTTAACCGAACAGATCGATAATCAGGACAAAACATCACGTGTAGCAACTGAGAACATTGCTGAGCCTTGCAGACTCCGTGGAAAACCAACCACTAACCGGTACGCGAACCTTCTCTCTGTCGCGAATGCGCAAGGACTAAACGACTGAACTAATCGTTCGAACCTAATCGTTCTTTTGCTTGTTTCAAAACCCAATGTCGTGCTAGAAATGACAGTGCGATGGCCGGAAACAGGATAAGGCTGACGAGTATCAATATCGAACCCACTATTGAGCCAACGGAGCTCGCGTTCGGCTGGTTGCCTAACGTACCCGGTTGTGTCGCCTGAGCCGGACCGAACGTGCCATAATTGGAGCCATTGGACCCATGAGTTACCGAAGTCTGAGTTGAGGGTGCTAGAATCCCAGGGAGAACTACAAACGCTAAACCAATCAGTACACCCAGCACCAGACTTAGTCCCGCTTGGGTTCTTTTGCCAAGTCTCAATATCGAGCTTCCTTCTCCACTGTCTCCACGATACTCATAGGCTGAGGCTCTGTATAATCCCACATGTTAGAACAGCCCGATCCGTTTTCAGAACGGCCTTAACCTCCACGCTCGCCAAGTCTCACTCCATGAGACCGCTACCGCGGTTATGCCAAGGATAAACGCCATGATATTGTGTGCTGAGAAATCTGGTCTGTAGATGATCGGATAGACTGCGAGCATGACTGTAAACATCGTTGAATAGAACAAGTATCTCGGAAGCATGAACCCAAAAACTCCAACGAAGTTCTGTAAGACCCCGACCTTCACTTGCTCGATCAAATGATATTCACCGGTCGAATCTTTTTCCAATAAGCCCAGATCCTTGAGTTTCTCCAAGTGATGCAAAGCGACACTGGGGCTACTCAGCCCCAATGCTCTCTGAACTGGTCTAACTCCGACAACTTGGTCCCTTGACCCGAGGATATGCCAGTAAACACGCAAAGTCACACCCTTCAACTCAGACTCGATAACCCTCTCGCGTTCTTGCGCCAAGATCACACTTTCTCCTGAAGGTGAGAGAAATGCCAGGAGCAATACAAGCTTACCCTTCAGCCAAGAGAGGCGTTCGGACTTCCGAACACGGTGTTCTAAACACTGGGATTAACCCCATGCGCCGCCCTACCATATGACGGACAAACATGATACTCCGCAAAGCAACAGCAGCATACCTGCTCATCCTTACCAGCCTCACTCTCATTCCGGTTTCAGTTATGCTCACGACGCCAAACGCCCACGCAATGGTCCCCTTCGCTTCATACAAAGACCTTCAAGAATTCGCTCACACCGGAGGCTGCGGTAGCCCGACCCCGAGTCTCTACAGCCGCGGCCCGCTCGCCGCTGGTCCAGCAACATACGGTCCCGCAGGCCAATCGGAAAGCGGTTCAAGCCAGACTCCCACTCACTCCGAGACGAACCAGCAAGTGCCAGGCGTTGACGAACTCGACACCGTGAAGAACGATGGCCAGTACGTTTACACGATAACAAACAACACCGTTGCCATTGTCCAAGCCTATCCGACAACAGACGCAAGACTTCTCGCAAAAGTCGCCATCAATGAGACTTTACAAGGAATATTTGTGGTAGGCAACAGATTGGTCATCGTGAGCGGGATTCCAGGTTACCCATATCCGTACTTTGGAAGAGCAATGTTTACTGGTGCAGGAGCCGGAGTTACACAGCCTGGTTCGATCGCGACCATTTACCCTATCCGATCATTCTCAGGCACGACCTCTATTTTCGTCTTCGACATTAGTAACCATGCCAACCCGGTGATGACTACTAGGGTCGAAGTAAACGGGACTCTAGCGGGTGCTCGGCTAATTGGAAACAACGTCTACCTTGTCGCAACCCAACCAGTTTTCTGCTATGGCGAGGTCTTGCTCCCAGAACATATCGTCAACGGCAAAGCAGTAAAGGCCACGCCCGCCCAAGTCTATCACTCGGACATCATAGACGGAGGTTACAGCTTCACTACAATTGTCGGGTTCGACGCTACACAGAATAATCCCAGGCCTGTCGCGAAGATCTACCTGATCGGAACGACAAGCACTATCTACGCTTCTCTGCACGATATCTATCTCACGCAGCCAGTATGGAGCCAGAGCCAGCAGACGATAGTTCACCGTATCAACATCGATGGGCTCGCTATTACGTACGAGGCCACGGGAGCAGTACCCGGAATTGTTCTGAATCAGTTCTCTATGGATGAGTACAAAGGATACCTCCGGATCGCAACCGCCAACTGCTGCAGCCAGGGTGGTGGCGGACCCATCCCACTCGCATATGCACCAGTCAGCCAGCAAGAGACAAACGTCTACATTCTCGACAAGAGCCTCCACCCCACCGGAAAACTCGAAGGACTTTCGCCAGGGGAACAGATCTATTCTGCCCGGTTCATGGGCGATAGAGGATACCTGGTCACATACAAGCGGACAGATCCCCTCTTCGTCATTGGCCTCCAAGACCCAGCCAGGCCCTCAGTGCTCGGCCAGCTCAACGTAACTGGCGTCTCAGACTACCTACAACCCTACGACGAGACGCATCTTATCGGCATCGGCCAGTCAGGCACCGATGTAGCATGGGAGAACGCGGTCCGGTTTACAGGCCTCAAGATAAGCCTCTTCAATGTCACCGACCCCAAGGAGCCTTCGGAGACAAGCCGATATCTTATCGGGGGGCCCGGAAC includes:
- a CDS encoding VOC family protein, with the protein product MLFRDSTMRLSKLSYVTLWTVHFDEVKALYKETLGLPIAQENDNFVMFDTKGSRLAFHRLTRAPPLSRSTAEIHLDVNDVDEVYSSLRSRGVKFEDPPANRPWGTRSAGFKDPEGYVVEIVGPLKPGEPSKGN
- a CDS encoding QueT transporter family protein, producing MRRETKDKITVPRSRNLALAAVFGALYAALVIGFAPISNLPIQVRVADALIPLAILFGWPLILGLGIGTVVGNFVSDSITGFPSASIGLDIVGGSLVNLLAGFLAWKIGQRSWNIRNMNASWFIATLVETALISVVVGGYLSIVFPQLLALSILGVLAGEVVAINIGGFVLLNIIGRPRSLDLLRSWGLQIYGTNRDK
- the dinB gene encoding DNA polymerase IV, giving the protein MSSSSRSRIILHCDLDAFYPSCEIHRDPSLKGKPLIVGADPKNGKGRGVVTSCSYEARKFGVRSGMPISMAWKLCPQGIYVPPDFKLYGETSERVMDIMRGFADIFEQTSIDEAFMDVSKRSKTYDDAKVLASNLKEALKEREGLTVSVGISPSKSISKMASDMRKPDGLTLVQPEEVDKFLEHLPVNKISGVGKKTTEFLQNQGIETIGQLRKVEAKKLTDWFGKGGVWLWAIANGIEETPVEERGLRKSISVEQTFERDIQNKTMVRDALESLSHEVHDRLLAEALWYRTVGIKVRFEGFVTFTREKTHTGYVDDLGVIREYVTLLFREFEKDRRKMRLVGVRLSDLKPAEGKQVRLA
- a CDS encoding DNA polymerase II large subunit, which encodes MQVLESRPNNGYATRIEEEYNRQYTIASEARAKGLDASWKVESQTTYDLAERVEKSVGPAGVAARIRELSKLISREETALKISEDIVLGHFGSLEPEDAAEQAIRTALAVLDEAVTVAPIQGIHDVKIRTNVDGSKHLAVYFAGPMRSAGGTEMGLTMIVADYVRRQLNIPPYHASEQEAMRFVEELRLYERSVARFQYRNPDSVLKDAIMRLTVEPNGVETDPVEVAVNRNLMRIETNRIRGGALRVVNDGLLGRSTKVLKIVEKLGLEGWGWLAMMKTSSSEGEEAKEFMFMEDVVGGRPIFAFPSAAGGFRIRYGRSRNTGMASVGVHPATMEILGGFLAVGVQMRLERPGKAGIVNAVDSIEPPVVKLIDGSVMRIDSPQEARALREKIEKILFLGDLMVGYGEFLENNRALVPSGFVESWWAQLLEEKLRDPEKSNKAQRLLNISAERLREFTNNPFFAKPRVAEAIGLSQCLGIPLHPAFTHFWSLVAVQDLRYLREKLIHYLDESGVLPYDQKLKDILEQARVPHKMVAGAIQLGDDALVFRAILKLDAPAAHVEGESSLEALSSLAGFPVKNKAPIFVGARMGRPEKAKERIMTPRVHGLFPTGQAGGPRRDLIEASKKSVVTLDLVDRTCIQCGRWESKLKCPVCGRETKMSTNCSKCGLSSHDSSSTCNGSLIAYRSVNLNLVEMLDEAVRRLKLGKMEVSVKGVKGLINKTRMPEPLEKALLRAKADVSVFKDGTLRFDASNAVLTQFRPGEIGLSLEKAREIGYTKDMDGRELSDPRQLCALEIQDLVVSEACGEYLLKVTKFLDDLLTSFYGLDKLYKASKREDLIGHLVVGLSPHTSVGAVGRIIGFTKASVCYAHPLYHAAKRRDCDGDEDSVSLLLDVLLNFSREYLPDRIGGLMDAPLLLAPLLNATEVARQAFNIETVTTLPIAFYEKTLVGANPKEIEDLVPTLNQARESLSNNWNIGFTHPTEDLDRARLTSAYKELPTMLDKVKEQLDLADKIVAVKGEEVARKVLGTHILRDLVGNLRTFTSQRSRCSKCNWKPRRAPLKGVCVKCGGKLGPTVFKAGVEKYLQVAFDMVKRYNVGEYYRQRLDLIKVELDETFRPVEEDRTQTKLLVGDFA
- a CDS encoding ArsR family transcriptional regulator, with translation MTPPYHPRAYISGMRNVNRGLASRSKIIETMEKGKTRIIEISEKTGLTESCVSHHLRLLLKQRVVFSATFGRGNRWTLTKYGQEKLG
- a CDS encoding CHRD domain-containing protein; its protein translation is MKKVFSIALLVSLAIFVATVQVAPVLAQHQGHETSEEHNEIHQVTFHIDLTGSQQVPAVNTDAFGMATVRLIDNSTAIAFRVIVCDIVNVTASHIHVGAAGTNGPVIIPFFGSQTLFSSPHGCKTLAEGTRTASDLNTKASPMVTSWDDFVKALLAGNTYINVHTKANPSGEIRGQIVHESENENDHGDE
- a CDS encoding beta-propeller domain-containing protein, producing the protein MILRKATAAYLLILTSLTLIPVSVMLTTPNAHAMVPFASYKDLQEFAHTGGCGSPTPSLYSRGPLAAGPATYGPAGQSESGSSQTPTHSETNQQVPGVDELDTVKNDGQYVYTITNNTVAIVQAYPTTDARLLAKVAINETLQGIFVVGNRLVIVSGIPGYPYPYFGRAMFTGAGAGVTQPGSIATIYPIRSFSGTTSIFVFDISNHANPVMTTRVEVNGTLAGARLIGNNVYLVATQPVFCYGEVLLPEHIVNGKAVKATPAQVYHSDIIDGGYSFTTIVGFDATQNNPRPVAKIYLIGTTSTIYASLHDIYLTQPVWSQSQQTIVHRINIDGLAITYEATGAVPGIVLNQFSMDEYKGYLRIATANCCSQGGGGPIPLAYAPVSQQETNVYILDKSLHPTGKLEGLSPGEQIYSARFMGDRGYLVTYKRTDPLFVIGLQDPARPSVLGQLNVTGVSDYLQPYDETHLIGIGQSGTDVAWENAVRFTGLKISLFNVTDPKEPSETSRYLIGGPGTSSPAINDHRAVLFERTFNLLVIPVEVIAPPQNTATMYSYQPIWQGAYVFNVTPDNGIILKGRVTQLQNGQLPSWQNNNIFITRTLYVGNVLYTISNNIVQMNSLTDLSKLGAVSLT